In Elaeis guineensis isolate ETL-2024a chromosome 1, EG11, whole genome shotgun sequence, a genomic segment contains:
- the LOC105034812 gene encoding NAC transcription factor 29, with protein sequence MALINQYKDLQVDDIYYQPPYPPGLNFEPRDEELIEHYLKPKVHGENVPCNIVIDADLYKYHPKELAEKFKSFVKDTWYVFTSRIRKYANGGRPNRSAGSGYWKATGSDQEIVDKAEQRIGYKKSLVYHEGRQPSKDKTGWMMHEYRIDGSHKRANPEDKTMLLDNWVLCKIYYKPIHQSGGSRDNGAVEKDTSLEENVEGNPKMQLEENPTEQPKENPTEQPPQNSEPLAEPPEENPTVQTPQNSEPLAESPLDLPFVDFHFMGSPKYYAMGLL encoded by the exons ATGGCACTGATTAATCAATATAAGGACTTACAGGTGGATGATATCTACTATCAGCCCCCATACCCTCCTGGATTGAACTTTGAGCCGAGGGATGAAGAACTTATAGAACACTATCTCAAGCCCAAAGTTCATGGCGAAAATGTTCCATGCAACATCGTCATTGATGCAGacttatataaatatcatccaaAAGAACTTGCAG AGAAATTCAAGTCATTTGTGAAGGATACTTGGTATGTTTTCACCTCAAGAATTCGCAAGTATGCCAATGGAGGTAGGCCTAATCGCTCAGCCGGATCGGGTTACTGGAAGGCTACTGGATCAGATCAAGAAATTGTAGATAAAGCTGAACAGCGAATTGGATATAAGAAATCTCTGGTTTATCATGAAGGGAGGCAACCATCAAAGGACAAAACAGGTTGGATGATGCATGAATATAGGATTGACGGATCCCATAAGCGTGCTAATCCTGAAGACAAAACTATGCTG CTGGACAATTGGGTTTTATGCAAGATCTACTATAAGCCGATTCACCAGTCAGGAGGCTCAAGGGATAATGGTGCTGTTGAAAAGGATACTTCTTTGGAGGAAAATGTTGAAGGAAACCCTAAAATGCAACTCGAAGAAAACCCTACAGAGCAACCCAAAGAAAACCCTACAGAGCAACCCCCACAGAACTCTGAGCCGCTCGCGGAACCCCCTGAAGAAAACCCTACAGTGCAAACCCCACAGAACTCTGAGCCGCTCGCGGAATCCCCACTTGATCTCCCTTTTGTTGATTTCCATTTCATGGGCAGCCCAAAATATTATGCTATGGGTCTACTTTAG